A single window of Thalassoroseus pseudoceratinae DNA harbors:
- a CDS encoding APC family permease has product MESRTETDDDAAESRTLRWQDAASLIVGIVVGAAIFKVPPLVFSCVSGPMAGLLVWLVGGLVAFCGALCYAELATSLPKSGGDYVYLTRAYAPIVGFLFGWAHLTGILTGSIGSMAYIFAEYANALFEFSADKIVLTALVAVIGLTLLNIGGVVFGKTAQNVLTIAKVLGLVGIAVCGLIGGDGLLTAAEPVDGQTANFGLAFVLILYAYGGWNDAAFVAAEVREPARNIPKALLGGVGLVTLIYLLINAAYINGLGWTGIQQSSAPAADVLKPKFGSTGHAVMCVLIMISTLGALNGLILTGSRVHASLGADHRLFAWLAWQPQDHKAPLASLIVQGVISILLVLSVGTQAGKNTVDQTLITSGWSAVSWERFGGGFDALVAATAPIFWGFFLLSGLAVIVLRIREPELPRPFRSPLFPLLPLIFCGTSGYMLYSSITWAEELCLLGAGPLLAGLPLYWLSSKLGTPTPPANAN; this is encoded by the coding sequence ATGGAATCTCGGACCGAAACTGACGATGACGCTGCGGAATCACGGACGCTGCGTTGGCAAGATGCAGCGAGTTTGATCGTGGGGATCGTCGTTGGTGCGGCGATCTTCAAAGTTCCGCCGCTCGTGTTCAGTTGCGTCTCCGGGCCGATGGCGGGACTGCTCGTATGGCTTGTCGGCGGACTGGTCGCGTTTTGCGGGGCGTTATGCTACGCGGAACTTGCCACATCGCTACCGAAATCCGGTGGGGACTATGTCTATCTGACACGGGCGTATGCCCCGATCGTCGGATTCTTGTTCGGTTGGGCCCATCTCACGGGGATTCTCACCGGCAGTATCGGTTCGATGGCTTACATTTTCGCAGAGTATGCGAATGCGTTGTTTGAATTCTCCGCCGATAAAATCGTGCTAACGGCTTTAGTGGCTGTGATTGGATTGACACTGCTCAACATTGGCGGTGTGGTCTTCGGCAAGACGGCTCAGAATGTTCTCACAATCGCGAAGGTCCTCGGTTTGGTCGGGATCGCAGTTTGTGGACTGATCGGTGGTGATGGACTTCTCACTGCCGCCGAGCCGGTCGATGGCCAAACGGCAAATTTCGGACTGGCATTCGTGTTGATTCTCTATGCCTATGGCGGTTGGAACGACGCTGCGTTTGTGGCGGCCGAAGTTCGTGAACCGGCGCGAAACATCCCGAAAGCACTGCTAGGCGGTGTGGGGTTGGTCACACTGATCTATTTGCTGATCAACGCCGCGTACATCAACGGACTCGGTTGGACCGGGATTCAACAATCCTCCGCACCGGCGGCAGACGTGCTGAAACCAAAGTTCGGCTCGACTGGGCATGCTGTGATGTGCGTACTGATCATGATTTCCACGCTCGGCGCACTCAACGGCTTGATTTTGACCGGCTCACGTGTTCATGCCAGCTTAGGGGCGGATCACCGTTTGTTCGCATGGCTCGCATGGCAACCGCAAGACCACAAAGCTCCATTGGCTTCACTCATTGTGCAAGGTGTAATTTCGATTCTGTTAGTCCTCTCAGTGGGTACACAAGCCGGAAAAAACACAGTCGATCAGACGTTGATCACGTCGGGGTGGTCGGCAGTGTCGTGGGAACGATTTGGCGGTGGCTTTGATGCTTTGGTGGCGGCAACTGCGCCGATTTTTTGGGGCTTCTTCTTGCTCAGCGGTCTTGCGGTCATCGTGCTGCGAATCCGCGAACCGGAATTACCACGACCGTTTCGCTCCCCACTATTTCCATTATTGCCGCTAATTTTTTGCGGCACATCGGGATACATGCTGTACTCCAGCATCACATGGGCCGAAGAACTCTGCCTGCTCGGGGCGGGTCCACTCTTGGCCGGTCTGCCACTCTATTGGCTGAGTTCGAAACTCGGGACGCCGACGCCGCCAGCGAATGCGAATTGA
- a CDS encoding sulfatase family protein — MMARRVRLVLFGLMSCSMAWLCCCGSVSEAAEKPPNILLAISDDQSYPYASAYGTTDIQTPAFDRVAKSGVLFHNAFCASPGCSPSRAALLTGRNTWELEQAGTHASSFPQKFTVYPDILEDAGYFVGYTGKGWGPGNYKVSGRKRNPAGPAWQKRKMKSPPGISSNDYASNFSDFLKEKPADQPFCFWFGATEPHRSYKNGIGREQGKSLADAFVPKFLPDTPTIRSDILDYDVEIEWFDQHLGRILDQLEQAGELENTLVIVTADNGMPFPRAKANCYEYGIHAPLAVSWPAKVPADRDVIDIVGFIDFAPTMLHAAGVKIPKVMSGRSFLNLLMSRRDGQVSEDRVRAYSARERHSSSRFDNRTYPIRAMRTPKYLYIRNFRPNRWPAGHPAGFKKDVFGYYDIDACPSKTFLWEHRTDPRLGQYFEWSVEKRPEIELYDIENDPANLINLADNAKYAAIKNELGEEFEAYLRRTGDPRVLDGGDIYESYKRYSHIREFPAD, encoded by the coding sequence ATGATGGCTCGTCGTGTGAGGTTGGTTCTGTTCGGTTTGATGTCTTGCAGTATGGCTTGGCTATGCTGTTGCGGTTCCGTGAGTGAAGCGGCCGAGAAACCGCCCAACATTCTCTTGGCGATTTCCGACGACCAATCCTACCCCTACGCCAGTGCGTATGGCACAACCGACATTCAAACCCCTGCATTCGATCGGGTGGCGAAGTCGGGTGTGCTGTTCCACAATGCATTCTGTGCGTCGCCGGGCTGTAGTCCGTCGCGGGCGGCGTTGCTGACTGGTCGAAACACGTGGGAGTTGGAGCAAGCCGGCACACACGCGAGTTCATTCCCGCAGAAGTTCACGGTCTACCCCGACATCCTCGAAGACGCCGGTTATTTCGTCGGCTACACCGGCAAAGGTTGGGGACCGGGCAACTACAAAGTCAGCGGACGCAAACGCAATCCAGCTGGACCGGCTTGGCAGAAGCGGAAAATGAAGTCGCCGCCGGGCATCTCCAGCAACGACTACGCTAGCAACTTCAGTGACTTCCTCAAGGAAAAACCTGCGGATCAACCGTTCTGCTTTTGGTTTGGAGCCACTGAACCGCATCGGAGTTACAAGAACGGCATCGGTCGCGAACAGGGTAAGTCTCTTGCGGATGCGTTCGTGCCAAAGTTTCTTCCCGACACGCCCACCATCCGAAGCGACATCCTTGATTACGATGTGGAAATCGAGTGGTTCGATCAACATCTTGGGCGGATTCTCGATCAATTGGAGCAAGCCGGCGAGTTAGAGAACACGCTGGTGATTGTCACCGCAGACAACGGCATGCCGTTTCCTCGGGCGAAGGCTAACTGTTACGAATACGGCATCCACGCTCCACTTGCAGTGAGTTGGCCCGCGAAAGTGCCGGCAGATCGGGATGTGATCGACATCGTCGGTTTCATCGACTTCGCACCAACAATGCTACACGCCGCTGGTGTGAAGATTCCCAAAGTGATGAGCGGACGGAGCTTTTTGAATCTGCTGATGAGCCGCCGAGATGGACAAGTCAGCGAAGATCGAGTGCGGGCATACTCGGCTCGCGAACGACATTCGTCCTCACGATTCGACAACCGCACCTATCCCATCCGAGCGATGCGGACGCCGAAGTACCTCTACATTCGCAACTTCCGCCCGAACCGTTGGCCCGCCGGTCATCCCGCCGGTTTCAAGAAAGACGTTTTCGGGTACTACGACATCGACGCCTGCCCCAGCAAAACATTCCTTTGGGAACACCGGACCGATCCGCGACTTGGACAGTACTTCGAATGGTCGGTTGAGAAACGACCGGAGATCGAACTGTACGACATTGAGAACGATCCGGCGAATCTCATCAACTTGGCCGACAATGCAAAGTATGCGGCGATCAAAAATGAACTCGGGGAAGAATTCGAAGCGTATTTGCGGAGAACGGGTGATCCTCGTGTGCTCGATGGTGGTGACATTTACGAGTCTTACAAACGCTACAGTCACATCCGCGAGTTTCCCGCAGATTGA
- a CDS encoding uroporphyrinogen-III synthase yields MHSLIERFGGDATVAPSMREVPLEENANVFAFAEQLLAGQINVVVFMTGVGARALLETWKIRYEADRLFKELEATTVVVRGPKPMTVLREWGVGIDHRVPEPNTWRELLETLDENVALAGSTIAIQEYGEPNEELYEALRNRNATVVPVPVYKWAFPEDTGPLKDAIRRTIAGDFQVLMFTSAQQIVNTLRAAADEGLEDDFRSAANNTLIASIGPTATERLQTLGFQVDVEASPPKMGPLVRAAIETAQN; encoded by the coding sequence ATGCATTCCCTGATTGAGCGATTTGGGGGCGATGCGACGGTGGCTCCCTCAATGCGGGAAGTTCCGTTGGAGGAGAACGCTAACGTGTTCGCCTTTGCGGAGCAACTCTTAGCCGGTCAGATCAACGTGGTTGTTTTTATGACCGGTGTGGGAGCTCGTGCACTGCTGGAGACTTGGAAAATCCGTTACGAAGCGGACCGACTATTCAAAGAGTTGGAAGCAACGACGGTTGTCGTGCGTGGCCCGAAGCCGATGACGGTGCTGCGGGAATGGGGCGTGGGAATCGATCATCGCGTGCCGGAGCCGAACACTTGGCGGGAGTTGCTGGAAACCCTCGACGAGAATGTTGCCCTCGCCGGTAGCACGATTGCCATTCAAGAATACGGTGAGCCAAACGAGGAACTGTATGAAGCCCTCAGAAATCGGAACGCGACCGTCGTGCCGGTCCCGGTTTATAAATGGGCGTTCCCGGAAGACACCGGACCGCTCAAAGATGCCATCCGCCGCACAATCGCTGGCGACTTTCAGGTTCTGATGTTCACCAGCGCTCAGCAAATCGTCAATACACTTCGAGCCGCCGCGGACGAGGGACTCGAAGACGATTTTCGGTCAGCGGCCAACAACACTCTCATTGCTTCGATCGGTCCGACGGCGACCGAGCGGTTGCAAACCCTGGGGTTTCAGGTCGATGTCGAAGCCTCCCCGCCGAAAATGGGACCGCTCGTGCGAGCCGCCATCGAAACCGCTCAAAACTAG
- a CDS encoding DEAD/DEAH box helicase, translating to MNIKTFADLDLDKSIQKALLAENYQTPTPIQAQAIPHLLQGRDVIGSAQTGTGKTAAFALPILHQLATKPRRAQTGTPRVLVLSPTRELALQIAESFKTYGQFVHYRQAVIYGGVSQHSQVRSLDRGVHVVVATPGRLIDLLDQGHVQLDQLEAFVLDEADRMLDMGFLPALKRIIRELPEERQSLFFSATLSPKIMELTKQLLNDPVTVSVDPPSSSVDMIDQRVAFVEHGGKRELLKNLLEAPDVERAVVFTKTKRSANTVAEKLLRQGIRATAIHGNKSQNARQRALDEFRRSRVKVLVATDVAARGLDVDGITHVVNFDLPLEPENYVHRIGRTGRAGAEGMAVSFCSAGERRELRAIERLIGRRLLMVNGEPQPENGPTSKDDRSGNRQGNPKSKPRRNRWQSSGPSKNNSAGNSAGKRKRRRVKSNNGERQNVKPKG from the coding sequence TTGAATATTAAAACGTTTGCCGATCTGGACTTAGACAAATCAATTCAAAAGGCACTTCTGGCCGAGAACTATCAAACCCCAACTCCCATTCAGGCCCAAGCAATTCCTCACTTGCTCCAAGGCCGTGATGTGATTGGTTCCGCTCAAACGGGGACCGGCAAAACCGCCGCGTTCGCCCTGCCCATTTTGCATCAATTGGCGACCAAACCCCGACGGGCTCAAACGGGAACTCCGCGAGTCTTGGTGTTGTCGCCGACACGCGAACTAGCCCTGCAAATCGCAGAGAGTTTCAAAACGTACGGCCAATTTGTCCATTATCGTCAAGCCGTGATTTACGGTGGCGTGAGTCAACACTCGCAAGTCCGGTCGCTCGACCGCGGGGTGCATGTGGTTGTGGCGACGCCTGGTCGGTTGATTGACCTACTGGACCAAGGGCATGTCCAACTCGATCAGTTGGAAGCCTTTGTCCTTGATGAAGCCGACCGGATGCTCGACATGGGTTTTCTGCCGGCACTGAAACGGATTATTCGTGAGTTGCCAGAGGAGCGTCAGTCGCTGTTTTTCTCCGCGACATTGTCTCCGAAGATCATGGAACTGACAAAACAATTGCTGAATGATCCGGTGACGGTCAGTGTTGATCCACCATCATCCAGCGTTGACATGATCGATCAGCGGGTGGCTTTTGTCGAGCATGGTGGCAAACGTGAGTTGCTCAAGAACTTGCTCGAAGCTCCCGATGTAGAACGAGCGGTTGTGTTCACGAAAACAAAGCGGTCGGCGAATACAGTTGCCGAGAAGCTTTTGCGACAGGGAATTCGAGCGACGGCAATTCACGGTAACAAATCCCAAAATGCCCGTCAGCGAGCCTTGGATGAATTCCGTCGCAGCCGTGTGAAAGTCTTGGTGGCGACCGATGTTGCCGCTCGCGGTCTCGATGTGGACGGCATCACACACGTCGTCAACTTCGACTTGCCATTGGAGCCGGAAAACTACGTCCACCGGATCGGTCGGACTGGACGAGCCGGTGCCGAGGGCATGGCGGTTTCGTTTTGCAGTGCGGGCGAACGTCGGGAACTGCGGGCGATTGAACGACTCATCGGCCGACGACTTCTGATGGTCAACGGCGAGCCGCAACCGGAAAACGGGCCGACTTCCAAAGACGATCGGTCCGGAAACCGCCAAGGCAATCCGAAGTCCAAACCGCGACGCAACCGGTGGCAGTCGTCCGGCCCATCGAAGAACAACTCGGCGGGCAACTCAGCCGGAAAACGAAAGCGTCGTCGCGTGAAATCGAACAATGGCGAACGGCAAAACGTAAAACCCAAAGGGTAA
- the egtB gene encoding ergothioneine biosynthesis protein EgtB: protein MSRSRATRPASLSDPSRIVSQDTSQQNAAYRRIRGFTEQLTEPLSPEDCVVQSMPDASPAKWHLAHTTWFFETFILRADPNYQPYHPQFSYLFNSYYNGVGDRHARPKRGLLTRPSLGDVYAYREVVDDAVSEQIDAGLSEELTEILEIGLNHEQQHQELLLTDVKHLLSCNPILPTYLEGAAAPTESPAPTLDWQAFPEGVREIGVPADTEDFCFDNETPRHRVFLEAFELSNRLITNGEFMRFIEDGGYEQHEYWLSTGWDVVQSEGWTAPLYWHLDGSEWKTFTLGGVRAVEENEPVCHLSYFEADAYARWAGARLPTEKEWEVALQQCSTHANHSKGFVENGRLHPTTASSGMMQQLLGEVWEWTSSQYTAYPGYRPLGGVLGEYNGKFMCDQWVLRGGSCLTSHEHIRGTYRNFFPATSRWQMSGFRLARDC, encoded by the coding sequence ATGTCCCGATCCCGCGCGACTCGACCTGCGTCACTTTCCGACCCGTCACGGATTGTTTCTCAAGATACCAGCCAACAAAACGCGGCTTACCGACGAATCCGAGGCTTCACAGAACAGCTGACGGAACCACTCTCACCGGAAGATTGTGTCGTCCAATCCATGCCGGATGCCAGTCCCGCGAAGTGGCATTTGGCTCATACCACGTGGTTTTTCGAGACGTTCATTCTCCGAGCTGATCCCAACTACCAGCCCTATCATCCGCAGTTTTCGTACTTATTCAATTCGTATTACAACGGCGTAGGCGATCGGCACGCGCGTCCGAAACGAGGACTGCTGACACGACCAAGTTTGGGAGATGTCTACGCCTACCGGGAAGTCGTCGATGACGCGGTTTCGGAGCAGATTGACGCCGGTTTGTCGGAGGAATTGACCGAAATCCTCGAAATCGGTCTCAATCACGAACAGCAGCATCAGGAGTTGTTGCTCACCGACGTGAAACACCTGCTTTCGTGTAATCCAATTTTGCCGACCTATCTCGAAGGAGCCGCCGCCCCCACGGAATCGCCGGCACCAACGCTGGATTGGCAAGCCTTCCCGGAGGGAGTCCGAGAGATTGGCGTGCCGGCGGACACGGAAGACTTCTGCTTCGACAACGAAACACCCCGACACCGTGTGTTTCTGGAAGCCTTCGAACTCTCGAATCGATTGATCACCAACGGTGAATTCATGCGGTTCATTGAGGATGGCGGATACGAGCAGCACGAATACTGGCTGTCCACCGGTTGGGACGTTGTTCAATCCGAAGGCTGGACTGCACCGTTGTATTGGCACTTGGATGGCTCGGAGTGGAAGACGTTCACTCTTGGCGGAGTTCGTGCCGTCGAAGAGAACGAGCCGGTCTGCCACCTCAGTTACTTCGAGGCCGATGCCTACGCTCGTTGGGCGGGAGCCCGATTGCCAACCGAGAAGGAATGGGAAGTCGCCCTGCAACAATGTTCCACGCATGCGAATCACTCGAAAGGATTCGTTGAGAACGGGCGGTTGCATCCGACAACGGCGTCGTCAGGAATGATGCAACAACTGCTCGGCGAGGTTTGGGAGTGGACCTCAAGCCAATACACCGCCTATCCCGGTTATCGACCGCTCGGTGGAGTGCTCGGCGAGTACAATGGCAAATTCATGTGTGATCAATGGGTGCTCCGTGGCGGCTCGTGTTTGACGTCCCATGAGCACATCCGTGGCACATATCGGAATTTCTTCCCCGCCACCTCTCGCTGGCAAATGAGCGGTTTCCGGTTGGCTCGCGATTGTTAG